The Longimicrobium sp. genome contains a region encoding:
- a CDS encoding GNAT family N-acetyltransferase: MLDSRQPVIGTLPRDSNLLPSVITLGKRYSRYLGQFPGGAYRDALEKGRIIAAVTAEGDVCAYLLYRVSREHTTIVHLCVDATYQGRGLARTLFDAMRAQTNECHGARLSCRRDFPASSLWPRLGFIHARERPGRSKAGSLLTDWYYSYGAPDLFTIAAGEDPNLRPSAVLDANVVFDLQDQPDRRQVGSLSADWLSSEIELCIADEMLNEIGRASDAHERSRRRAFLNTFKQLTPGAEEAERVLSEIRHFFPAKMSVSDESDHRHLAKAIASEAAFFVTFDEKQLGRAKDIEARYGLLILKPLDLVVRLDAHLRQAEYVPARVAGCLSSVARIGGSEIQALSRRFQNFSRREPKGAFEAAVASALSDPRSKQTCVISQPDGRQDALFVWDRSQEDRICVPLFRIANGAVADGLAHYVLWQTVAQAARERRRIVEITEPVLHSSADSALRQIGFVDVDGLWRKHVLTVCGTREQVLEAIRSRESDRVLDSAASILAPGSGRIDAHTVARLEKLLWPARVAESSLETWIVPIKPHWAAHLFDERLADQDLFGADPRLALSLRNVYYRSAGPPHIQAPARILWYVSSGKGLMGTGALRAVSLLDEAVRGPAKELFSRFRRLGAYEWKHILAAAGGDPHGLIAGLSFTHTELLSTPLSFQEVQSILFAHGMKRNTFPGPVRVAAGCFADLYRAANATHTSD, translated from the coding sequence ATGCTCGATTCTCGTCAGCCCGTCATCGGGACCCTTCCACGTGATTCAAACCTCCTTCCCTCAGTTATCACTCTTGGGAAGCGCTATTCGCGATATCTCGGTCAATTCCCAGGAGGAGCATACCGCGATGCACTCGAAAAGGGCAGAATAATCGCGGCCGTGACAGCCGAGGGTGACGTATGCGCCTATCTCCTATATAGAGTTTCACGTGAGCACACGACGATCGTGCATCTCTGCGTTGACGCTACTTACCAGGGGAGAGGACTCGCGCGGACTCTCTTCGACGCGATGCGCGCCCAGACGAACGAGTGTCACGGTGCCCGCCTGAGCTGTCGGCGGGACTTTCCCGCTTCGTCATTATGGCCGCGGCTGGGCTTCATTCATGCCAGGGAAAGGCCGGGGCGAAGCAAAGCTGGCTCTTTGCTCACGGATTGGTATTACTCCTATGGCGCACCGGACCTCTTCACGATCGCCGCGGGCGAAGATCCAAATCTACGTCCTTCCGCAGTGCTTGACGCGAACGTCGTCTTCGATCTTCAAGATCAACCAGACCGTCGTCAGGTAGGATCACTCTCGGCTGATTGGCTCAGCTCGGAGATCGAACTGTGTATTGCCGATGAGATGCTCAATGAAATCGGCCGCGCGTCGGACGCCCACGAGCGGTCGCGTCGTCGAGCCTTCTTGAACACGTTCAAGCAACTCACACCGGGCGCCGAAGAAGCAGAGCGAGTTCTCAGCGAGATCCGACATTTTTTTCCTGCGAAGATGTCTGTGAGCGATGAATCTGATCATCGTCATTTGGCAAAAGCCATCGCTTCTGAAGCCGCATTCTTTGTCACATTTGATGAAAAGCAACTGGGGAGAGCAAAGGATATCGAGGCGCGCTACGGCCTGCTCATACTCAAACCCCTCGATCTGGTCGTTCGATTAGACGCACATCTTAGACAAGCTGAGTACGTGCCCGCGCGGGTCGCGGGATGTTTGTCTTCGGTCGCTCGGATCGGTGGCTCAGAAATCCAGGCGCTGAGTCGCCGGTTCCAGAACTTCTCGCGTCGTGAACCCAAAGGTGCTTTTGAGGCGGCCGTGGCCTCCGCGTTGTCCGATCCCCGTTCAAAACAGACCTGTGTGATCTCACAGCCGGACGGACGTCAGGATGCGCTGTTTGTGTGGGACAGGTCCCAGGAAGATCGCATTTGCGTTCCCCTCTTCAGGATTGCGAATGGAGCCGTCGCCGATGGGCTGGCACATTACGTCCTCTGGCAAACAGTTGCGCAGGCTGCGCGAGAGCGGCGGCGAATTGTGGAGATAACGGAACCGGTTCTGCACTCGTCCGCGGACTCGGCTCTCCGACAAATCGGGTTCGTAGACGTTGATGGGCTCTGGCGAAAGCACGTGTTAACTGTATGCGGAACGCGCGAACAGGTGCTAGAAGCCATCCGTAGCCGGGAGTCAGACCGCGTGCTCGATAGCGCCGCATCGATTCTCGCTCCTGGAAGTGGTCGCATTGATGCCCATACCGTTGCGCGGCTTGAAAAATTGCTGTGGCCTGCACGCGTCGCGGAGTCGTCGTTGGAAACCTGGATAGTTCCGATCAAGCCTCATTGGGCTGCCCATCTGTTTGATGAGCGCCTCGCCGATCAGGATCTCTTCGGGGCAGACCCGCGCCTCGCACTCAGCCTTAGAAACGTCTACTATCGTTCAGCGGGGCCGCCACACATCCAAGCTCCGGCGCGGATACTCTGGTACGTGAGCAGTGGCAAAGGGTTGATGGGTACGGGGGCTCTCCGGGCCGTCTCATTGTTGGATGAGGCGGTTCGCGGACCTGCGAAGGAGCTGTTTTCCCGTTTTCGTCGCCTGGGTGCGTACGAGTGGAAGCACATACTCGCCGCGGCTGGGGGAGATCCGCACGGGCTGATCGCAGGTCTCTCATTCACGCATACGGAACTCTTGTCAACTCCGCTCTCATTCCAAGAAGTGCAGAGTATCCTCTTTGCACATGGTATGAAACGCAATACGTTTCCTGGGCCGGTGCGCGTCGCCGCCGGCTGCTTCGCCGATCTCTACCGCGCTGCCAACGCAACTCACACCTCCGATTGA
- a CDS encoding M90 family metallopeptidase, with amino-acid sequence MFGILKRRRRERIRAQPFPSEWLAIIQRNVPMYTRLPEADRDELHRRVLVFIAEKNFEGAGGLEMTDVVRVTIAAQACILLLGLDDDDYYPRLRSIVVYPSAFTVPRGERDGGIVREDHAVHLGESWGHGAVVLSWNSARRGAADPRDGKNVILHEFAHQLDQEDGAADGTPELDRLAFYAPWARVLSEHYLALRKAARTGRKTLLDRYGATNEAEFFAVASECFFERPVQLRTRHPELYQELSGYYGQDPAGAMGPA; translated from the coding sequence GTGTTTGGCATCCTGAAGCGGCGCCGCCGCGAGCGCATCCGCGCCCAGCCCTTTCCGTCGGAGTGGCTGGCGATCATCCAGCGCAACGTTCCCATGTACACCCGCCTGCCGGAGGCGGATCGGGACGAGCTGCACCGACGGGTGCTGGTGTTCATCGCCGAAAAGAACTTCGAGGGCGCGGGCGGGCTCGAGATGACGGACGTGGTTCGCGTCACCATCGCCGCCCAGGCGTGCATCCTCCTGCTGGGCCTGGACGATGACGATTACTATCCCCGGCTCAGGTCCATCGTCGTGTATCCCTCTGCGTTCACGGTGCCGCGGGGGGAAAGGGACGGCGGGATCGTACGGGAGGACCACGCGGTGCACCTTGGGGAGTCGTGGGGCCACGGGGCAGTGGTGCTGTCGTGGAACAGCGCCCGCCGTGGCGCCGCCGACCCGCGCGACGGCAAGAACGTCATCCTTCACGAATTCGCGCACCAGCTCGACCAGGAAGACGGCGCCGCCGATGGCACACCTGAGCTGGACCGCCTGGCGTTCTACGCACCGTGGGCCAGGGTGCTGAGCGAGCATTACCTGGCGCTGCGCAAGGCGGCGCGCACCGGTCGCAAGACGCTGCTGGATCGCTACGGCGCGACCAACGAGGCCGAGTTCTTTGCCGTGGCCAGCGAGTGCTTCTTCGAGCGCCCGGTGCAGCTTCGCACGCGACACCCCGAGCTCTACCAGGAGCTTTCAGGCTACTACGGTCAGGACCCGGCGGGAGCGATGGGGCCGGCGTGA
- a CDS encoding M1 family aminopeptidase, with amino-acid sequence MGEVFRFEIEYRLRSLSTWIYAALLLVIPFLLLHIINGSSSWMNSPERVVITSGIVGMLGMLVTAALFGDAATRDFASGMHPLVFTTPMRRAEYLGGRFLGALAVNAVLLLGVPLGQIIGSQMPYMDPQMFGPFRLAAYAQAYLLFLLPNLVLTAAVLFAIAALGRQILPAFLSGVALFIAYTFAGEMAGDLGAWTTAALADPFGVRVVEGITRYWTPVQRNSQAIGFPAILLWNRLLWLGVAMAVLALLHHRFRFGHPGGAPGRKTRRRVADADVLRTGPIVVPAVARSFGPRMRMEQTLEVARRALGEIARSRAFLAIAAGAVVFVFVVGWDVGDLVFGTSTWPVTHLIAGEVLTGAAATIVAVLIALFAGELVWRERDVRVSEIADAAPVPGWVALLGRFLALVAMIVILQGVLMAAGVGLQALRGYRRHELGLYLRILFGMKLIDYVLIAALAMAVHAIVNQKYLGHLVVVLFYVFSVFAGSFGVRHNLLVYGRDPGWVYSDMNGFGPFIAPFVWFKLYWAAWALLFALAANLAWVRGREWSVRTRVADARSRLTGTVVRAGALAAMLVLGLGGFIFYNTNILNDYRTPFEQDEVKAEYERRYRRFDALPQPRLVAAKLRVEIYPDQGAADLRGTYRLVNLTARAIDSVHVAIAPEIRVRSIGFDRPARGVLRDERTQYHIYALARPLQPGDTLHLAFDVGFRPRGFPNSGIPTAVARNGAYFDARWLPLIGYQPADELSDETARREHGLPRSRPTPEAGDPGALQSRSGIRNVDLVHVDAVIGTDRRQIAITPGTLRREWTENGRRYFHYRMEGPLPFGAPVLSAEYAVAEDRWRNVPLRVYHHPTHTFNVPQMLRGMKASLEYNSTQFGPYQFRELRVVEFPRYASFARAHPHTIAFSEGSAFLTRVYEGDVDRPFFVTAHETAHQWWGGQVIGARVRGASFLSETLAQYSAMMVMEKELGPEQVRRFYTYEMERYLQSRRVYTNREVPLLDVEEQSYLYYHKGAVAMYTLREHIGEARVNAALRSFLNKNRAGVPPYPTSRDLHAELRAVTPDSLRPLLHDLFADVVLTSVRAGDARVEPTGTGQYRVTLHVTAAKVRADSIGRETAIPMNDLVEIGVFAGPQTDGSPGEPLYLRRHRIRTGAQTVTVTVPRPPTRAGIDPYRKLIGLDAGANMVEVKSGAGGAGRTGG; translated from the coding sequence ATGGGCGAGGTCTTCCGCTTCGAGATCGAGTACCGGCTGCGCAGCCTCTCCACGTGGATCTACGCGGCGCTCCTGCTGGTGATCCCATTCCTCCTGCTGCACATCATCAACGGCAGCAGCAGCTGGATGAACTCGCCGGAGAGGGTCGTCATCACCTCCGGCATCGTCGGCATGCTGGGGATGCTGGTGACGGCCGCGCTCTTTGGCGATGCCGCCACGCGCGACTTTGCGTCGGGGATGCACCCGCTCGTCTTCACCACGCCCATGCGCAGGGCGGAGTACCTGGGCGGGCGCTTCCTGGGCGCGCTGGCGGTCAACGCGGTGCTCCTGCTAGGCGTTCCCCTCGGGCAGATCATCGGCTCCCAGATGCCGTACATGGACCCGCAGATGTTCGGGCCTTTTCGGCTGGCCGCGTACGCGCAGGCGTACCTCCTCTTCCTCCTTCCCAACCTGGTCCTCACCGCGGCGGTGCTCTTCGCCATCGCGGCGCTCGGCCGGCAGATCCTTCCCGCCTTCCTCAGCGGCGTCGCGCTCTTCATCGCCTACACCTTCGCGGGGGAGATGGCGGGGGATCTGGGCGCGTGGACGACAGCGGCGCTGGCCGATCCGTTCGGCGTGCGGGTGGTGGAGGGGATCACGCGCTACTGGACGCCGGTGCAGCGCAACTCGCAGGCGATCGGCTTCCCCGCGATCCTGCTCTGGAACCGGCTCCTCTGGCTCGGCGTCGCGATGGCGGTCCTGGCCCTCCTCCACCACCGCTTCCGCTTCGGGCACCCCGGCGGCGCCCCCGGCCGCAAGACGCGGCGCAGGGTGGCGGACGCCGACGTGCTCCGGACCGGACCGATCGTCGTTCCGGCCGTCGCAAGGTCGTTCGGGCCGCGCATGCGCATGGAGCAGACGCTGGAGGTCGCGCGGCGCGCGCTGGGGGAGATCGCGCGGAGCCGCGCCTTCCTCGCCATCGCGGCGGGGGCGGTCGTCTTCGTCTTCGTGGTGGGATGGGACGTGGGCGACCTCGTGTTCGGCACCTCCACCTGGCCCGTGACGCACCTGATCGCGGGTGAGGTGCTGACGGGCGCGGCGGCCACCATCGTCGCGGTGCTGATCGCGCTATTCGCGGGCGAGCTGGTGTGGCGCGAGCGCGACGTGCGCGTGAGCGAGATCGCCGATGCCGCGCCGGTGCCGGGGTGGGTGGCGCTGCTGGGACGCTTCCTGGCGCTCGTGGCGATGATCGTGATCCTGCAGGGGGTGCTGATGGCGGCCGGCGTGGGTCTCCAGGCGCTCCGCGGCTACCGTCGCCACGAGCTCGGGCTGTACCTGCGCATCCTCTTCGGGATGAAGCTGATCGACTACGTCCTCATCGCTGCGCTGGCGATGGCGGTGCATGCGATCGTCAATCAGAAGTACCTCGGGCACCTCGTCGTGGTGCTGTTCTACGTCTTCAGCGTGTTTGCCGGCAGCTTCGGCGTGCGGCACAACCTGCTGGTCTACGGCCGCGATCCCGGGTGGGTGTACTCGGACATGAACGGATTCGGCCCGTTCATCGCGCCGTTCGTCTGGTTCAAGCTGTACTGGGCGGCGTGGGCGCTCCTCTTCGCCCTCGCCGCGAACCTCGCGTGGGTGCGCGGACGCGAGTGGAGCGTACGCACGCGCGTCGCCGACGCACGCTCGCGTCTTACGGGCACCGTGGTGCGCGCGGGCGCCCTGGCGGCTATGCTGGTGCTGGGGCTGGGCGGCTTCATCTTCTACAACACCAACATCCTTAACGACTACCGCACGCCCTTCGAGCAGGACGAGGTGAAGGCGGAGTACGAGCGCCGCTACCGGCGCTTCGATGCCCTTCCGCAGCCCCGCCTCGTCGCGGCCAAGCTTCGCGTCGAAATCTATCCGGACCAGGGCGCCGCCGACCTGCGCGGCACCTATCGCCTCGTCAACCTGACGGCGCGGGCGATCGACTCGGTGCACGTCGCCATCGCGCCGGAGATCCGCGTCCGCTCCATCGGCTTCGACCGTCCCGCCCGGGGCGTGCTGCGCGACGAGCGAACGCAGTACCACATCTACGCCCTCGCCCGCCCGCTGCAGCCCGGCGACACGCTGCACCTGGCGTTCGACGTGGGATTCCGGCCGCGCGGCTTCCCCAACAGCGGCATCCCCACCGCCGTGGCACGGAACGGCGCCTACTTCGACGCCCGCTGGCTGCCCCTGATCGGCTACCAGCCGGCCGACGAGCTGAGCGACGAGACGGCGCGCCGCGAGCACGGCCTCCCCCGCAGCCGTCCCACGCCGGAGGCCGGCGACCCGGGCGCCCTGCAATCCCGCTCCGGAATCCGCAACGTCGACCTGGTGCACGTCGACGCCGTCATCGGCACCGACCGCCGCCAGATCGCCATCACCCCCGGCACCCTGCGGCGCGAGTGGACGGAGAACGGCCGGCGCTACTTCCACTACCGCATGGAGGGGCCGCTCCCCTTCGGCGCACCCGTCCTCTCCGCCGAGTACGCGGTGGCGGAGGACCGCTGGCGGAACGTCCCGCTGCGCGTCTACCATCACCCCACGCACACCTTCAACGTGCCGCAGATGCTCCGCGGCATGAAGGCGTCGCTGGAGTACAACAGCACCCAGTTCGGCCCCTACCAGTTCAGGGAGCTGCGCGTGGTGGAGTTTCCGCGCTACGCCAGCTTCGCCCGCGCGCACCCGCACACCATCGCGTTCTCGGAGGGGAGCGCCTTCCTCACGCGCGTGTACGAGGGCGACGTGGACCGCCCCTTCTTCGTGACCGCGCACGAGACGGCGCACCAGTGGTGGGGCGGGCAGGTGATCGGCGCGCGTGTGCGCGGCGCCTCCTTCCTCAGCGAGACGCTGGCGCAGTACAGCGCCATGATGGTGATGGAGAAGGAGCTCGGCCCGGAGCAGGTGCGCCGCTTCTACACGTACGAGATGGAGCGATACCTCCAGAGCCGGCGCGTGTACACCAACCGCGAGGTCCCCCTGCTGGACGTGGAGGAGCAGAGCTACCTGTACTACCACAAGGGCGCCGTCGCCATGTACACGCTGCGCGAGCACATCGGCGAGGCGCGCGTGAACGCCGCCCTGCGCAGCTTCCTGAACAAGAACCGCGCGGGCGTGCCGCCCTACCCCACCTCGCGCGACCTGCACGCCGAGCTGCGCGCCGTCACCCCGGACTCGCTGCGCCCCCTGCTGCACGACCTCTTCGCGGACGTCGTGCTGACCTCCGTGCGCGCGGGCGATGCGCGCGTGGAGCCCACGGGCACGGGCCAGTACCGCGTCACCCTCCACGTCACCGCCGCCAAGGTCCGCGCCGACAGCATCGGCCGCGAAACGGCGATCCCCATGAACGACCTGGTGGAGATCGGCGTCTTCGCGGGCCCGCAGACCGACGGCTCCCCCGGCGAGCCGCTCTACCTCCGCCGCCACCGCATCCGCACCGGCGCGCAGACGGTCACGGTCACCGTCCCCCGCCCCCCCACCCGCGCCGGCATCGACCCGTACCGCAAGCTCATCGGCCTCGACGCGGGCGCGAACATGGTGGAGGTGAAGTCGGGTGCCGGGGGTGCGGGGCGCACGGGCGGGTGA
- a CDS encoding ABC transporter ATP-binding protein translates to MELQIRDLSKTYGNGVHALNGVSLTIPLGMYGLLGPNGAGKSTLMRTLATLQAPDSGSVRLGELDVLRNKDEMRRTLGYLPQEFGVYPNVRAERLLEHFAVLKGIPRAARKEVVEALLRQTNLWDVRREKLGGFSGGMRQRFGVAVALIGNPKLIIVDEPTAGLDPAERVRFLNLLSELGENSIVILSTHIVEDVVELCSRMAIIDRGEILLEAEPLRSVEELRGRIWRRIVSRDELPDVERRHAVISTRLLAGRTVVHVYGDASPGAGFEPVEPGLEDVYFSVMGRHHGRRAEVAQ, encoded by the coding sequence ATGGAACTCCAGATCCGCGACCTGTCCAAGACGTACGGCAACGGGGTGCATGCCCTGAACGGCGTCTCGCTAACCATTCCGCTGGGGATGTACGGGCTGCTCGGGCCCAACGGCGCCGGCAAGTCCACGCTCATGAGGACGCTCGCGACGCTGCAGGCGCCGGACTCGGGGTCGGTGCGGCTGGGCGAGCTGGACGTGCTGCGCAACAAGGACGAGATGCGCAGGACGCTCGGCTACCTGCCGCAGGAGTTCGGCGTGTACCCCAACGTGCGGGCGGAGCGGCTGCTGGAGCACTTCGCGGTGCTCAAGGGGATCCCGAGGGCCGCGCGGAAAGAGGTGGTGGAGGCGCTCCTCCGGCAGACCAACCTGTGGGACGTGCGGCGCGAGAAGCTCGGCGGGTTCTCCGGCGGCATGCGCCAGCGCTTCGGCGTGGCGGTGGCGCTGATCGGGAATCCGAAGCTGATCATCGTCGACGAGCCCACCGCGGGGCTCGACCCGGCCGAGCGCGTGCGCTTCCTCAACCTGCTCAGCGAGCTGGGCGAGAACAGCATCGTCATCCTCTCCACCCACATCGTGGAGGATGTGGTGGAGCTGTGCAGCCGCATGGCCATCATCGACCGCGGCGAGATCCTGCTGGAGGCCGAGCCGCTGCGCAGCGTGGAGGAGCTGCGCGGCCGCATCTGGCGCCGCATCGTCTCGCGCGACGAGCTGCCGGATGTGGAGCGGCGGCACGCGGTGATCTCCACGCGGCTGCTGGCGGGGCGCACCGTGGTGCACGTGTACGGCGATGCGTCGCCCGGCGCGGGGTTCGAGCCCGTGGAGCCGGGGCTGGAGGACGTCTACTTCAGCGTCATGGGGCGCCACCACGGCCGCCGCGCGGAGGTGGCCCAGTGA
- a CDS encoding ATPase domain-containing protein: protein MDTGTARRPTGLPGLDEVLHGGLIPERAYLVRGGPGTGKTTLGIHFLLAGVAQGEKALLITLESAESQLRQDAASQGLDLSEVAILDLSPTREFFAQNQSYDIFSLADVERDPTTRRIIQTLEELKPQRVFVDAVTTLRYMASDAFQFRKQALSFVRYLVEQGATVVLSSEPTDTVPDDDLRFMSDGIIDLVISPAHGVLRRTLCVTKMRGSDFEGGPHAMRLTGHGMEIYPRLVPGSHEREFVHELIPSGIAEIDEMLCGGIERGTITIVSGPSGVGKTTLGIQFMKEAAARGERSVVYAFEEQLTTLLHRCDEIGVPVRGMVEGGSLAVVEVEPLRFSPGEFALMVRREVEENGARIVMIDGIAGYQLTLAGDDLVVQLHALGRYLKNMGVTVIFINELRSITGEFRATETEISYLCDNLIFMRYLEVKGELRKAIGVLKKRLGDFTKTLREYEITCDGVRVGPPLTNLRGVLTGTPDRWHDDDDEGGSP, encoded by the coding sequence TTGGACACCGGCACCGCGCGGCGCCCCACGGGGCTGCCCGGACTCGACGAGGTACTGCACGGCGGTCTCATTCCCGAGCGGGCCTACCTGGTACGGGGCGGGCCCGGCACCGGCAAGACGACGCTGGGCATCCACTTCCTGCTCGCCGGCGTGGCGCAGGGGGAGAAGGCGCTGCTCATCACCCTGGAGTCCGCCGAGTCGCAGCTCCGCCAGGACGCCGCGTCGCAGGGGCTGGACCTGTCCGAAGTCGCCATCCTGGACCTGAGCCCCACGCGCGAGTTCTTCGCCCAGAACCAGAGCTACGACATCTTTTCGCTGGCCGACGTGGAGCGTGACCCCACCACCCGGCGCATCATCCAGACGCTGGAGGAGCTGAAGCCGCAGCGCGTCTTCGTGGACGCGGTCACCACGCTGCGCTACATGGCGAGCGACGCCTTCCAGTTCCGCAAGCAGGCGCTCTCCTTCGTGCGCTACCTGGTGGAGCAGGGCGCCACTGTGGTGCTGAGCTCCGAGCCCACCGACACCGTGCCGGACGACGACCTGCGCTTCATGAGCGACGGGATCATCGACCTGGTGATCTCGCCCGCGCACGGCGTGCTGCGGCGGACGCTGTGCGTCACCAAGATGCGCGGGTCGGACTTCGAGGGCGGCCCCCACGCCATGCGCCTCACTGGGCACGGCATGGAGATCTACCCGCGGCTGGTGCCGGGCTCACACGAGCGCGAGTTCGTGCACGAGCTGATTCCGTCCGGGATCGCGGAGATCGACGAGATGCTGTGCGGCGGGATCGAGCGCGGCACCATCACCATCGTGAGCGGGCCCAGCGGGGTGGGGAAGACGACGCTCGGCATCCAGTTCATGAAGGAGGCCGCCGCGCGCGGCGAGCGCTCGGTGGTGTACGCCTTCGAGGAGCAGCTCACCACCCTGCTTCACCGCTGCGACGAGATCGGCGTGCCGGTGCGCGGGATGGTGGAAGGGGGGTCGCTCGCGGTGGTCGAGGTGGAGCCGCTGCGCTTCTCGCCGGGCGAGTTCGCGCTCATGGTGCGGCGCGAGGTGGAGGAGAACGGCGCGCGGATCGTGATGATCGACGGCATCGCGGGGTACCAGCTCACGCTGGCCGGCGACGACCTGGTGGTGCAGCTCCACGCCCTCGGACGCTACCTCAAGAACATGGGCGTGACGGTGATCTTCATCAACGAGCTGAGGTCCATCACCGGCGAGTTCCGCGCGACCGAGACGGAGATCAGCTACCTGTGCGACAACCTGATCTTCATGCGCTACCTGGAGGTCAAGGGCGAGCTGCGCAAGGCGATCGGCGTGCTCAAGAAGCGCCTGGGCGACTTCACCAAGACGCTGCGCGAGTACGAGATCACCTGCGACGGGGTGCGGGTGGGCCCTCCCCTCACCAACCTGCGCGGCGTGCTGACGGGCACCCCGGACCGGTGGCACGACGACGACGACGAGGGCGGCTCGCCGTGA
- a CDS encoding ATP-binding protein — MSIAPDHAATAEMEPPAEVRANRILLLLDQRENGSLLCDELSRDYTVVLAEDDDALERDFDLCIVDGRALDRLWERVQRRKAREQPALLPVLLITSRPGVKMVTRQVWRGVDELIITPIEKPELRARVAILLRARSLSLELRRQGEEARALAARLAERATEMERQAAQLETQTRELRWSAEQLAERTGAAEEANRVKSEFLATMSHELRTPLNAIGGYAELLEMGVRGPINDQQREDLRRIQASQRHLLGLINEVLNYAKLETGAVHYEVSDVGVRGVLASAEALVAPQAGAKGLRLEVSPCSEALTVRADAEKLLQILANLLSNAVKFTPPGGSVTLWCGEVGSTVVFRVTDTGIGVPADKLAAIFEPFVQVRSDLTRTAEGTGLGLAISRDLARAMDGELVAESVVGEGSTFTLTLPLGPLPQ, encoded by the coding sequence GTGAGCATCGCCCCGGACCACGCCGCCACGGCGGAGATGGAGCCGCCCGCGGAGGTGCGCGCCAACCGCATCCTCCTGCTGCTGGACCAGCGGGAGAACGGCTCGCTGCTGTGCGACGAGCTGTCCCGCGACTACACCGTCGTCCTGGCGGAGGATGACGATGCGCTGGAACGGGACTTCGACCTGTGCATCGTGGACGGGCGCGCCCTGGACCGCCTGTGGGAGCGCGTGCAGCGGAGGAAGGCACGCGAGCAGCCCGCCCTCCTCCCCGTGCTCCTCATCACCTCGCGCCCGGGCGTGAAGATGGTGACGCGCCAGGTGTGGCGGGGTGTGGACGAGCTGATCATCACCCCCATCGAGAAGCCGGAGCTGCGCGCCCGCGTGGCGATCCTCCTCCGCGCCCGGTCGCTGTCGCTGGAGCTGCGCCGCCAGGGCGAGGAGGCCCGCGCCCTGGCCGCCCGCCTGGCCGAGCGCGCGACGGAGATGGAGCGGCAGGCGGCGCAGCTGGAGACGCAGACGCGCGAGCTGCGGTGGAGCGCCGAGCAGCTCGCGGAGCGCACGGGCGCCGCCGAGGAGGCGAACCGCGTAAAGAGCGAGTTCCTGGCCACCATGAGCCACGAGCTGCGCACGCCGCTCAACGCCATCGGCGGCTACGCGGAGCTGCTGGAGATGGGGGTGCGCGGCCCCATCAACGACCAGCAGCGCGAGGACCTGCGGCGCATCCAGGCCAGCCAGCGGCACCTGCTGGGGCTGATCAACGAAGTGCTCAACTACGCCAAGCTGGAGACGGGCGCCGTCCACTACGAGGTGAGCGACGTGGGGGTGCGGGGGGTGCTCGCGTCGGCGGAGGCGCTGGTGGCGCCGCAGGCGGGGGCCAAGGGGCTGCGGCTGGAGGTGTCGCCGTGCAGCGAGGCGCTCACCGTGCGCGCGGACGCCGAGAAGCTCCTCCAGATCCTGGCGAACCTCCTCTCCAACGCCGTCAAGTTCACGCCGCCCGGCGGCAGCGTCACCCTCTGGTGCGGCGAGGTGGGGAGCACCGTGGTCTTCCGCGTCACCGACACCGGCATCGGCGTCCCGGCGGACAAGCTGGCGGCCATCTTCGAGCCCTTCGTGCAGGTGCGCTCCGACCTCACCCGCACGGCGGAGGGCACCGGCCTGGGCCTCGCCATCAGCCGCGACCTGGCCCGCGCCATGGACGGCGAGCTCGTCGCCGAGAGCGTCGTCGGCGAGGGGAGCACGTTCACGCTTACGCTGCCGCTGGGGCCGCTCCCCCAATAA
- a CDS encoding carboxypeptidase regulatory-like domain-containing protein, whose protein sequence is MTRTRTPLLFTLALLALPAALHGQARLDVTVLDSAGAPVANARVEIAGVNYAATTNDRGIGRMDRVPAGNRIVSASRIGYTAGRVAVEFRAGETVARTIILKSEPVALAGVSGTAARNDQTLARQGFYSRQRAGFGAFMTGDAIDRLHPARTVDLFRRMRGFSVIMSRRGYYEIATNRGPSNMSGSCSGPLIFLDGILVPSRTSTREDMLSFINPESLAGIEAYPSPATVPAQYNITGAACGVVLLWTKTGP, encoded by the coding sequence ATGACTCGCACACGCACTCCGCTCCTCTTCACCCTCGCCCTGCTGGCGCTTCCCGCGGCGCTGCACGGCCAGGCGCGCCTCGACGTGACGGTGCTGGACTCGGCGGGAGCGCCGGTCGCGAACGCGCGGGTGGAGATCGCCGGCGTCAACTACGCCGCGACCACCAACGACCGGGGGATCGGCCGCATGGACCGGGTGCCGGCCGGAAACCGGATCGTGTCCGCGTCGCGCATCGGGTACACGGCGGGGCGGGTGGCGGTGGAGTTCCGCGCGGGCGAAACGGTGGCGCGCACCATCATCCTCAAGAGCGAGCCGGTGGCGCTCGCCGGCGTCTCGGGGACGGCCGCGCGAAACGACCAGACGCTGGCGCGGCAGGGCTTCTACAGCAGGCAGCGCGCGGGATTCGGCGCCTTCATGACCGGCGATGCCATCGACCGGCTCCACCCGGCGCGGACGGTCGACCTCTTCCGGCGGATGCGCGGGTTCTCCGTGATCATGAGCCGGCGGGGATACTACGAGATCGCGACCAACCGCGGCCCGTCGAACATGAGCGGCTCCTGCAGTGGGCCGCTGATCTTCCTGGACGGCATCCTCGTCCCCTCGCGCACCAGCACGCGCGAGGACATGCTCTCCTTCATCAACCCGGAGAGCCTGGCGGGCATCGAGGCGTACCCCAGCCCCGCCACCGTTCCCGCCCAGTACAACATTACCGGCGCCGCCTGCGGCGTCGTCCTCCTGTGGACGAAGACCGGCCCCTGA